Proteins encoded in a region of the Anopheles aquasalis chromosome 2, idAnoAquaMG_Q_19, whole genome shotgun sequence genome:
- the LOC126580875 gene encoding uncharacterized protein LOC126580875 isoform X2 → MNSATKVGEIFTAAGAAFNSLGELTMQLHPSSDSPTGSQIRQTLKKKAFEDAGVPIRQPVVNQAQHVPQQLQAPQQVQHQMIVTSASVVPFDETATHQPSAVIGDPMVIDAVIKDDKSELSSGLLCQPSDISMTLNRINTQAHEADVEGISSSEMKLEFEASAEEEVAG, encoded by the exons GTTGGCGAAATCTTTACCGCTGCCGGTGCGGCCTTCAACAGTTTGGGCGAATTGACGATGCAGCTGCACCCTTCGTCCGATTCTCCGACCGG TTCCCAAATACGACAAACCCTGAAGAAGAAAGCGTTCGAGGATGCAGGAGTGCCCATACGTCAGCCGGTCGTCAACCAGGCGCAACATGTTCCGCAGCAACTGCAAGCTCCGCAACAGGTACAGCACCAAATGATAGTAACCTCGGCGTCAGTGGTGCCGTTTGATGAGACGGCTACCCACCAACCGTCGGCCGTGATAGGTGATCCGATGGTCATTGATGCCGTCATTAAAGATGACAAAAGCGAACTGTCCAGTGGGCTTCTCTGCCAACCGTCCGATATCTCGATGACGTTGAACCGCATCAACACCCAGGCGCACGAGGCCGACGTCGAAGGCATTAGCAGCAGTGAAATGAAGCTGGAGTTTGAGGCCAGTGCAGAGGAGGAGGTAGCTGGATGA
- the LOC126580875 gene encoding uncharacterized protein LOC126580875 isoform X1, giving the protein MNSATKVGEIFTAAGAAFNSLGELTMQLHPSSDSPTGSKWTDEEIDMLRSAVTRFSEDLNKISQRIKGRTVSQIRQTLKKKAFEDAGVPIRQPVVNQAQHVPQQLQAPQQVQHQMIVTSASVVPFDETATHQPSAVIGDPMVIDAVIKDDKSELSSGLLCQPSDISMTLNRINTQAHEADVEGISSSEMKLEFEASAEEEVAG; this is encoded by the exons GTTGGCGAAATCTTTACCGCTGCCGGTGCGGCCTTCAACAGTTTGGGCGAATTGACGATGCAGCTGCACCCTTCGTCCGATTCTCCGACCGG GAGCAAGTGGACAGATGAAGAAATAGATATGCTACGCTCCGCAGTGACCCGGTTCAGCGAAGATCTAAATAAAATCAGCCAGCGCATCAAAGGGCGGACGGT TTCCCAAATACGACAAACCCTGAAGAAGAAAGCGTTCGAGGATGCAGGAGTGCCCATACGTCAGCCGGTCGTCAACCAGGCGCAACATGTTCCGCAGCAACTGCAAGCTCCGCAACAGGTACAGCACCAAATGATAGTAACCTCGGCGTCAGTGGTGCCGTTTGATGAGACGGCTACCCACCAACCGTCGGCCGTGATAGGTGATCCGATGGTCATTGATGCCGTCATTAAAGATGACAAAAGCGAACTGTCCAGTGGGCTTCTCTGCCAACCGTCCGATATCTCGATGACGTTGAACCGCATCAACACCCAGGCGCACGAGGCCGACGTCGAAGGCATTAGCAGCAGTGAAATGAAGCTGGAGTTTGAGGCCAGTGCAGAGGAGGAGGTAGCTGGATGA